One genomic region from Fictibacillus marinisediminis encodes:
- a CDS encoding OmpA/MotB family protein, with translation MRARKNVFAEQHQEEIYWPSFTDMMAMMVLIMIFIAILANVQSIYNAYDQSQIRQELHQVADVKKHISDLIEKQLEQNVGKDKVVRGPNNTISVEGNILFDTGSAVVSAQGKKVLNPLADALAAIIDEKDMSKYLYIILVEGHTDSVPYDNWSLSTERAVAVVKYLAKANPKLARLPYAQYLAATGYSEYKPIAKGSSAAALQKNRRISFQIILDDDKWQNKLKDIVNQQ, from the coding sequence GTGCGCGCCCGGAAAAACGTTTTTGCAGAACAGCACCAGGAAGAAATCTACTGGCCCAGCTTTACGGACATGATGGCCATGATGGTGCTCATCATGATTTTCATTGCCATACTCGCAAATGTCCAAAGTATTTATAACGCCTATGATCAGTCACAGATCAGACAGGAACTGCATCAGGTAGCGGATGTTAAAAAACACATCTCGGACCTGATTGAAAAACAGCTTGAACAGAATGTGGGAAAAGATAAGGTTGTACGCGGCCCGAACAATACGATTTCTGTAGAAGGGAACATATTATTTGATACGGGGAGCGCCGTTGTCAGCGCACAGGGCAAGAAGGTACTGAACCCTTTGGCTGATGCACTCGCCGCCATTATCGACGAGAAGGATATGAGTAAATATCTCTATATTATCCTGGTGGAGGGCCATACCGATTCGGTACCGTATGACAACTGGTCCCTTTCCACAGAGCGGGCGGTTGCGGTTGTAAAATATCTCGCCAAAGCCAACCCGAAACTTGCACGCCTGCCATATGCCCAGTACCTGGCCGCCACAGGATACAGCGAATACAAGCCGATCGCCAAAGGAAGTTCAGCAGCTGCCCTGCAAAAAAATCGCCGGATCTCCTTTCAAATCATTTTAGATGATGATAAATGGCAGAATAAGCTGAAGGATATTGTTAATCAGCAGTAA
- a CDS encoding GNAT family N-acetyltransferase — protein MLYIREALLRDLPAILDIYNDAIKTLTATFDLEEQTLDERKAWFEKYGGDFPLVVAKLDGKVAGYSCLSPFRDKAAYSRTTELSLYIASEFRGKGVGKALMEDILQRAADAGYHTVIGGITGGNEASVKLHEKFGFEFVGCFKEVGYKFDEWQDVHFYQRMLNTEKTKG, from the coding sequence GTGCTATACATTAGAGAGGCGCTGCTGCGCGATCTGCCAGCCATCTTGGACATCTATAATGATGCGATTAAAACGCTGACAGCTACGTTTGATCTGGAAGAGCAAACGCTTGATGAACGAAAGGCGTGGTTTGAGAAATACGGTGGCGATTTTCCACTGGTCGTTGCCAAATTGGATGGCAAAGTGGCTGGCTACAGCTGCCTGAGTCCGTTCAGAGATAAAGCGGCTTATTCACGCACAACAGAATTATCATTATACATAGCTTCAGAATTCCGCGGCAAAGGTGTCGGCAAAGCATTAATGGAAGATATCCTGCAAAGAGCAGCTGACGCCGGCTATCATACCGTGATTGGCGGAATAACAGGCGGAAATGAAGCGAGTGTGAAACTTCACGAAAAGTTCGGCTTCGAATTTGTCGGCTGTTTTAAAGAAGTAGGCTACAAATTTGATGAGTGGCAGGATGTCCATTTTTATCAGCGCATGCTGAACACAGAAAAAACGAAGGGATAA
- a CDS encoding class D sortase — translation MERRRKEGGRRPRKAVLLSFSIVIILVGLGMFSKNIISYSRGYFAGEKVESKALHEPVKKPADTKKENQEAPLYAKRPAIGEKMGILYIPKLEAKLPIYHGTNEDELEKGVGHFKDSVLPGEKDNSVLSGHRDTVFRSLGKVGKGDKLEVTTSAGTFTYKVRKVRIVDKDDRTVIVPKPRAVLTVSTCYPFNYIGSAPKRYILEAFLISSERSKK, via the coding sequence ATGGAACGCAGACGTAAAGAAGGAGGAAGACGGCCCAGAAAGGCTGTTCTTCTTTCTTTTTCGATTGTGATCATCCTCGTAGGCCTGGGAATGTTTTCGAAGAATATCATTAGTTACTCACGAGGTTATTTTGCCGGTGAAAAAGTAGAATCAAAAGCATTGCACGAACCTGTGAAAAAGCCGGCTGACACAAAGAAAGAAAATCAGGAAGCACCGCTATACGCCAAACGTCCTGCGATTGGGGAAAAGATGGGCATCCTTTACATTCCGAAATTGGAAGCGAAACTGCCAATCTATCATGGAACGAATGAAGATGAACTGGAAAAAGGGGTCGGCCACTTTAAAGACAGTGTTCTTCCCGGTGAAAAAGACAACTCTGTTCTTTCCGGCCATCGCGATACCGTGTTTCGCAGCCTTGGAAAAGTAGGAAAAGGTGACAAGCTCGAGGTGACGACATCCGCCGGAACGTTTACGTATAAAGTAAGGAAGGTTCGAATCGTGGACAAAGATGACCGCACCGTGATCGTACCAAAACCGCGCGCGGTGTTAACGGTCAGTACGTGCTATCCGTTCAATTACATCGGGTCGGCTCCAAAGCGATATATATTGGAAGCTTTTCTGATCTCATCAGAACGTTCAAAGAAATAG